A stretch of Lathyrus oleraceus cultivar Zhongwan6 chromosome 6, CAAS_Psat_ZW6_1.0, whole genome shotgun sequence DNA encodes these proteins:
- the LOC127097070 gene encoding calmodulin calcium-dependent NAD kinase isoform X1: protein MIISESSNNMQLQDGNASSVGNVMNNLAQVMAASIVGLIGENSVMVDQQKIVPYLHQTESGRVAKLEIFSHYVARQMGFVDASEVPELCRLAQDYLRNSEGCKESIYQYLANGEDPNALYAKLIDVFERCILSYFAFHWNRASFIISQVLSTQSQPKINLKNILLEATREHRFERITKKLKVARVFSTLVEEIKAIKGNSQSSDVKVSIVHSERSPVLLLMGGGMGSGKSTVLKDILRESFWSEAASNVVVVEADSFKESDVIYRALNSKGRHDEMLQSAELVHQSSTDAASSLLVTALNKGRDVIMDGTLAWEPFLEQTIAMARNVHNNTYRMGSGYKEAKDGTITENYWEQVNVPVEEHQPEDNYRAEQHTRKPYKIVLVGVVCDAYLAVVRGIRRAIVTKRAVRVKSQLESHKKFANAFPRYCKLVDSATLYCTNVVGGPPKIIEWKNDSNNMRADPEVLKLLNTISNVNTEAVSIYELYNEYNYTVRSGSVWNDIVLSPSRSNDKKELRESIQKIEKSIRK, encoded by the exons ATGATTATTTCTGAGTCTTCCAACAACATGCAGCTGCAAG ATGGTAATGCTAGTAGTGTTGGTAATGTGATGAACAACCTAGCACAAGTTATGGCAGCCTCCATTGTTGGATTGATCGGCGAGAATTCAGTGATGGTAGACCAGCAGAAGATCGTTCCTTACTTACATCAAACGGAGTCAGGCCGTGTTGCAAAGCTTGAGATTTTCTCTCACTATGTTG CTAGGCAAATGGGATTTGTAGATGCCAGTGAAGTTCCAGAGCTGTGCAGATTGGCACAGGACTACTTGAGAAATTCAGAAGGGTGTAAAGAAAGTATATATCAATATTTAGCCAATGGAGAGGACCCTAATGCACTATATGCAAAATTGATTGATGTGTTTGAAAGATGCATCCTAAGTTATTTTGCATTTCATTGGAACCGGGCTTCATTTATCATTAGTCAG GTATTAAGTACTCAGTCTCAACCGAAAATAAATCTCAAAAATATTCTTTTGGAAGCCACAAG GGAACATAGGTTTGAGAGAATAACAAAGAAACTAAAGGTGGCAAGAGTGTTCTCTACATTGGTTGAAGAGATTAAAGCAATAAAGGGCAACTCTCAAAGTAGTGATGTCAAGGTCTCCATTGTCCACAGTGAGAGGAGTCCAGTGTTGCTGCTTATGGGTGGAGGCATGGGATCTGGAAAAAGCACTGTTCTTAAAGACATTCTTAGAGA ATCATTTTGGTCAGAAGCTGCTTCAAATGTCGTGGTCGTTGAAGCAGATTCTTTTAAGGAGAGTGATGTGATATATAGAGCTCTTAACTCTAAGGGTCGCCATGATGAAATGCTTCAAAGTGCTGAACTG GTGCATCAGTCTTCCACTGATGCTGCATCTTCTCTGCTAGTGACAGCTTTAAATAAGGGGCGAGATGTGATCATGGATGGTACCTTAGCATGGGAACCTTTCCTAGAGCAAACTATTGCTATGGCAAGAAATGTTCACAACAATACGTATCGAATGGGGTCAGGATATAAAGAAGCTAAAGATGGGACAATCACTGAAAATTACTGGGAGCAAGTAAATGTGCCAGTAGAAGAACACCAACCAGAGGATAATTATAGAGCGGAACAGCACACTCGTAAGCCTTACAAAATTGTTCTAGTTGGTGTGGTTTGTGATGCCTATCTTGCTGTCGTTAGAGGCATTAG GAGAGCTATTGTGACAAAGAGGGCAGTGAGGGTAAAATCACAATTGGAATCTCACAAAAAATTTGCTAATGCCTTTCCAAGATATTGCAAACTTGTTGACAGTGCTACGCTCTATTGCACAAATGTTGTTGGTGGTCCACCAAAG ATAATAGAGTGGAAGAATGATTCTAACAACATGCGAGCGGATCCTGAAGTTCTCAAATTGTTGAATACGATAAGCAATGTGAATACTGAAGCAGTTTCCATCTACGAATTATATAATGAATACAACTATACTGTCAGATCCGGTTCAGTTTGGAATGACATTGTTCTTTCTCCTTCAAGGTCAAATGATAAGAAAGAATTAAGGGAATCCAttcagaaaatagaaaaatccaTTAGAAAATAA
- the LOC127097070 gene encoding calmodulin calcium-dependent NAD kinase isoform X2 — MNNLAQVMAASIVGLIGENSVMVDQQKIVPYLHQTESGRVAKLEIFSHYVARQMGFVDASEVPELCRLAQDYLRNSEGCKESIYQYLANGEDPNALYAKLIDVFERCILSYFAFHWNRASFIISQVLSTQSQPKINLKNILLEATREHRFERITKKLKVARVFSTLVEEIKAIKGNSQSSDVKVSIVHSERSPVLLLMGGGMGSGKSTVLKDILRESFWSEAASNVVVVEADSFKESDVIYRALNSKGRHDEMLQSAELVHQSSTDAASSLLVTALNKGRDVIMDGTLAWEPFLEQTIAMARNVHNNTYRMGSGYKEAKDGTITENYWEQVNVPVEEHQPEDNYRAEQHTRKPYKIVLVGVVCDAYLAVVRGIRRAIVTKRAVRVKSQLESHKKFANAFPRYCKLVDSATLYCTNVVGGPPKIIEWKNDSNNMRADPEVLKLLNTISNVNTEAVSIYELYNEYNYTVRSGSVWNDIVLSPSRSNDKKELRESIQKIEKSIRK; from the exons ATGAACAACCTAGCACAAGTTATGGCAGCCTCCATTGTTGGATTGATCGGCGAGAATTCAGTGATGGTAGACCAGCAGAAGATCGTTCCTTACTTACATCAAACGGAGTCAGGCCGTGTTGCAAAGCTTGAGATTTTCTCTCACTATGTTG CTAGGCAAATGGGATTTGTAGATGCCAGTGAAGTTCCAGAGCTGTGCAGATTGGCACAGGACTACTTGAGAAATTCAGAAGGGTGTAAAGAAAGTATATATCAATATTTAGCCAATGGAGAGGACCCTAATGCACTATATGCAAAATTGATTGATGTGTTTGAAAGATGCATCCTAAGTTATTTTGCATTTCATTGGAACCGGGCTTCATTTATCATTAGTCAG GTATTAAGTACTCAGTCTCAACCGAAAATAAATCTCAAAAATATTCTTTTGGAAGCCACAAG GGAACATAGGTTTGAGAGAATAACAAAGAAACTAAAGGTGGCAAGAGTGTTCTCTACATTGGTTGAAGAGATTAAAGCAATAAAGGGCAACTCTCAAAGTAGTGATGTCAAGGTCTCCATTGTCCACAGTGAGAGGAGTCCAGTGTTGCTGCTTATGGGTGGAGGCATGGGATCTGGAAAAAGCACTGTTCTTAAAGACATTCTTAGAGA ATCATTTTGGTCAGAAGCTGCTTCAAATGTCGTGGTCGTTGAAGCAGATTCTTTTAAGGAGAGTGATGTGATATATAGAGCTCTTAACTCTAAGGGTCGCCATGATGAAATGCTTCAAAGTGCTGAACTG GTGCATCAGTCTTCCACTGATGCTGCATCTTCTCTGCTAGTGACAGCTTTAAATAAGGGGCGAGATGTGATCATGGATGGTACCTTAGCATGGGAACCTTTCCTAGAGCAAACTATTGCTATGGCAAGAAATGTTCACAACAATACGTATCGAATGGGGTCAGGATATAAAGAAGCTAAAGATGGGACAATCACTGAAAATTACTGGGAGCAAGTAAATGTGCCAGTAGAAGAACACCAACCAGAGGATAATTATAGAGCGGAACAGCACACTCGTAAGCCTTACAAAATTGTTCTAGTTGGTGTGGTTTGTGATGCCTATCTTGCTGTCGTTAGAGGCATTAG GAGAGCTATTGTGACAAAGAGGGCAGTGAGGGTAAAATCACAATTGGAATCTCACAAAAAATTTGCTAATGCCTTTCCAAGATATTGCAAACTTGTTGACAGTGCTACGCTCTATTGCACAAATGTTGTTGGTGGTCCACCAAAG ATAATAGAGTGGAAGAATGATTCTAACAACATGCGAGCGGATCCTGAAGTTCTCAAATTGTTGAATACGATAAGCAATGTGAATACTGAAGCAGTTTCCATCTACGAATTATATAATGAATACAACTATACTGTCAGATCCGGTTCAGTTTGGAATGACATTGTTCTTTCTCCTTCAAGGTCAAATGATAAGAAAGAATTAAGGGAATCCAttcagaaaatagaaaaatccaTTAGAAAATAA